In Pseudomonas hamedanensis, a single window of DNA contains:
- a CDS encoding sensor histidine kinase, protein MPLRQRLENLPVGQKLLAALLVLLTTVLLVANLTFISAAYYISQESMAPQALQTIGRLIANPSLVSDALQSPRNAERLLKELDSYSPLRAAALYDGKGERLAQVQHGEKLSLPAHYRHVEAWQLTEFRSNQLITLPRPGTEPGHLLLVASSELPMAFYTGTLTASLGILIFSVLLWLVIARQIKRLITRPIHQLEELSRQVTREENYALRAARGNHDEIGSLAEAFNTMLSRIEAREQQLKRARDDSQAAYDQAQGLAEETRHTNRKLELEVQVRSKIEKKLTGFQNYLNSIIDSMPSALIALDEQLYVTQWNQEASALSGTRLDEALNQPIFLAFEPLKPFLPQLKETVEQHTVAKVERVTWLKGDEPRHYALTFYPLMGGAGRGVVIRIDDITQRLSLEEMMVQSEKMLSVGGLAAGMAHEINNPLGAILHNVQNIRRRLSAELPKNLETAEQLGIELDAVNRYLQGREVPQLLDGIQQAGARAAKIVTHMLSFSRRSTRQMAPCDLPALIDQAVEIAGNDFDLAIGFDFKGQAIIRQFDPALGPVPGTANELEQVLLNLLKNAAQAIHQREDDSEPGRIILRTRLNPPWAEIQVEDNGIGMSENVRKRTFEPFFTTKEIGQGTGLGLSVSYFIITNNHKGQMEVQSAPGQGTCFTLRLPLTQPTPVTAETNQLPR, encoded by the coding sequence ATGCCATTGCGCCAGCGCCTTGAAAACCTGCCGGTCGGCCAGAAATTGCTGGCTGCCCTGCTGGTGCTGTTGACCACCGTTCTGCTGGTCGCCAACCTGACTTTCATCAGCGCCGCCTATTACATTTCCCAGGAAAGCATGGCGCCTCAGGCCTTGCAGACCATCGGCCGGCTGATCGCCAATCCAAGCCTGGTCAGCGACGCCCTGCAATCGCCGCGCAACGCCGAGCGACTGCTCAAGGAACTCGACAGCTATTCGCCCCTGCGCGCTGCCGCGTTGTATGACGGCAAGGGCGAACGCCTCGCTCAGGTGCAGCATGGCGAAAAACTCAGCCTGCCAGCGCACTACCGGCATGTCGAAGCCTGGCAACTGACCGAGTTTCGCAGCAATCAGCTGATCACCCTGCCCCGCCCCGGCACCGAGCCTGGGCACCTGCTGCTGGTGGCGAGCAGCGAGTTGCCGATGGCGTTCTACACCGGCACCCTGACGGCCAGCCTCGGCATTCTGATTTTCAGTGTGTTGCTGTGGCTGGTGATTGCCCGGCAGATCAAACGCCTGATCACCCGGCCGATTCATCAGCTCGAAGAACTGTCACGCCAGGTCACCCGCGAAGAGAACTACGCCCTGCGCGCCGCCCGTGGCAACCACGACGAAATCGGCAGCCTCGCCGAGGCCTTCAATACCATGCTGTCGCGCATCGAGGCCCGCGAGCAGCAGCTCAAGCGCGCCCGCGACGACTCGCAAGCCGCCTACGATCAGGCTCAGGGCCTGGCCGAGGAAACCCGGCACACCAACCGCAAGCTGGAACTGGAAGTCCAGGTGCGCAGCAAGATCGAGAAAAAACTCACCGGTTTCCAGAACTACCTCAACAGCATCATTGATTCGATGCCTTCGGCGCTGATCGCCCTCGACGAGCAGCTCTATGTCACCCAATGGAACCAGGAGGCCAGCGCGCTTTCCGGCACGCGCCTGGACGAAGCGCTGAACCAGCCGATCTTCCTCGCCTTCGAACCGCTGAAACCGTTTCTGCCGCAGCTCAAGGAAACGGTCGAGCAGCACACCGTGGCGAAAGTAGAGCGGGTCACCTGGCTCAAGGGTGACGAACCGCGGCATTACGCGCTGACGTTTTATCCGTTGATGGGCGGTGCCGGGCGTGGGGTGGTCATCCGTATCGATGACATCACCCAGCGCTTGTCGCTGGAAGAAATGATGGTGCAGTCGGAAAAAATGCTCTCGGTCGGTGGTCTTGCCGCCGGCATGGCCCACGAAATCAACAACCCGCTGGGCGCGATTCTGCACAACGTGCAGAACATTCGCCGACGACTGTCGGCGGAGCTGCCGAAGAACCTCGAAACCGCCGAGCAACTGGGCATCGAACTGGATGCCGTCAACCGTTACCTGCAAGGCCGCGAAGTGCCGCAACTGCTCGATGGCATTCAGCAGGCCGGGGCGCGGGCGGCAAAAATCGTTACGCATATGCTCAGCTTCAGCCGCCGCAGCACCCGGCAAATGGCCCCGTGCGATCTGCCAGCGCTGATCGATCAAGCCGTGGAGATCGCCGGCAATGACTTCGACCTGGCGATCGGTTTCGATTTCAAGGGTCAGGCAATCATTCGCCAGTTCGACCCGGCCCTCGGCCCGGTGCCCGGCACCGCCAACGAACTGGAGCAAGTGTTGCTCAACCTGCTGAAAAACGCTGCGCAGGCCATTCACCAACGCGAAGACGACAGCGAGCCGGGGCGCATCATTCTGCGCACCCGACTGAATCCGCCGTGGGCCGAGATTCAGGTGGAAGACAACGGCATCGGCATGAGCGAAAACGTGCGCAAGCGCACCTTCGAACCGTTCTTCACCACCAAGGAAATCGGCCAGGGCACCGGGCTGGGTTTGTCGGTGTCGTACTTCATCATTACCAACAACCACAAAGGGCAGATGGAAGTGCAGTCAGCGCCCGGCCAGGGCACCTGCTTCACCCTGCGCCTGCC